In Fluviicola taffensis DSM 16823, the following are encoded in one genomic region:
- a CDS encoding hybrid sensor histidine kinase/response regulator, which translates to MKKSWGNILFERILFVIIGLLLIFVCTTGYWVYDHLGQVSESPLPTDLKETRRFLVRDLNNNVLKSDNLTYSYLYQNNPNALLDFEILESQTNRKIELLKSYSPADSNYQNQIKKLGNLVNARFFNLDTLMSIKNENRVNETMAIVENELENAGQIAKIKMEIRDEVNALQVVPVPQQEEPTKKKWFQRKNKQSEPTKVVAAPGVKLKASDIAQESTNEIAKKIKSVKNVAVSKESQLNLYKLNLERENNLLSKHISQIFQAIELSDKKELLKETKHAKQVAAETNQIILLFSIISILLIVMIVLLIITLFKKSKETNFQLELAKDKSDQLTEAKSRFLATMSHEIRTPLNAISGFTEQLFFEPLNASAAKKVKIIRNSVKHLSQITNEILDLSKLEKDHIQLEKIAFNPANEIAMLQEQYELQVQERNNQLVVELDQAPFPNVLGDPLRFRQIIINLISNANKFSKDGLITILLKFEKVDDKQIRCLIEVQDQGIGMSTGQKERIFEPFEQADLTVTRKYGGTGLGLSITKQIIDKQNGSIRVNSKEGIGTTFFIEIPFEITEDKIDVPREPSRTDFSFLKDKSVLIVDDEPFNRTLLRSLFHGINLTLLEASNGLEALEQLKNNDVDIILLDIRMPEMNGHELRQKMGEMETLNQIPVVGLTATLDSEKRKRMLESGWAEVLTKPVNPEELRGILYHIYKDHNMGTELDEADFKSLQKLTNNNEPFYKELLQTFVSSTEKGLIKMKELAEAQNWSETSELAHQLAAPFKHFGANNCYTTLKEIERMGKETVIVHEMQDLMEAFEDQAQHMIDQVKEKLN; encoded by the coding sequence ATGAAAAAAAGTTGGGGAAATATTCTTTTTGAACGCATTCTCTTTGTCATTATTGGGTTGCTTTTAATCTTCGTTTGCACAACTGGATACTGGGTTTATGATCATTTGGGACAAGTTTCCGAGAGCCCACTCCCTACAGATTTAAAGGAAACACGCCGCTTTCTTGTCCGAGATTTGAACAACAATGTTTTGAAGTCGGATAATTTAACCTACTCTTATCTGTATCAAAACAACCCCAACGCACTTTTGGATTTTGAAATTTTAGAATCTCAAACAAACCGCAAAATAGAGCTTCTTAAATCTTATAGTCCTGCTGATTCAAACTACCAAAATCAGATCAAGAAACTCGGAAATTTGGTGAATGCGCGGTTTTTCAATTTAGATACCTTGATGAGTATTAAGAATGAAAACCGGGTGAACGAGACCATGGCTATCGTTGAAAATGAGCTAGAGAATGCCGGCCAAATCGCGAAAATAAAAATGGAAATTCGGGATGAGGTCAATGCACTTCAAGTTGTTCCAGTTCCGCAACAAGAAGAGCCAACAAAAAAGAAATGGTTTCAACGAAAAAATAAACAATCTGAGCCTACTAAAGTTGTAGCTGCCCCAGGAGTAAAGTTAAAAGCCTCAGATATTGCACAAGAAAGCACCAATGAAATTGCCAAAAAGATAAAATCAGTTAAGAATGTGGCTGTTTCCAAAGAATCCCAATTGAATCTCTACAAGTTGAATTTGGAACGCGAAAATAACCTGTTGAGTAAGCATATCAGTCAAATTTTCCAAGCTATTGAGTTGTCGGATAAGAAAGAACTATTGAAAGAAACCAAACATGCGAAGCAAGTTGCCGCCGAAACCAATCAAATCATCTTATTGTTTAGTATTATTTCTATTCTTCTGATTGTAATGATTGTTCTTTTAATCATTACTCTTTTCAAAAAATCGAAAGAAACGAATTTTCAACTAGAACTGGCAAAAGATAAAAGTGATCAATTGACAGAAGCAAAATCACGCTTTTTGGCTACAATGAGTCACGAAATTAGAACTCCCTTGAATGCGATTTCTGGTTTTACGGAGCAATTGTTTTTCGAACCCTTGAATGCAAGTGCTGCTAAAAAAGTGAAGATTATTCGCAATTCTGTGAAACATCTTTCTCAAATCACCAATGAAATTTTGGATCTTTCAAAACTGGAAAAAGACCATATTCAATTGGAAAAAATTGCCTTCAATCCTGCCAATGAAATTGCAATGCTCCAGGAACAATATGAATTACAGGTACAAGAACGAAACAATCAGTTGGTGGTTGAATTAGATCAGGCTCCTTTTCCAAATGTATTGGGAGATCCATTGCGTTTTCGTCAAATCATTATTAACCTAATCAGCAACGCTAATAAATTTTCGAAAGACGGATTGATTACCATTCTCTTAAAGTTTGAAAAGGTAGATGATAAACAAATTCGCTGTTTGATTGAAGTGCAAGATCAAGGAATTGGAATGTCTACAGGACAGAAAGAACGAATCTTTGAGCCTTTCGAGCAAGCTGATTTGACGGTTACACGAAAATATGGAGGGACAGGTTTAGGTTTAAGTATCACCAAACAAATCATCGACAAGCAAAATGGCTCCATTCGGGTGAATAGTAAAGAAGGAATTGGAACTACTTTCTTCATTGAAATACCGTTTGAAATAACCGAAGATAAGATTGATGTGCCACGAGAGCCATCTCGCACCGATTTCTCTTTCCTAAAAGATAAGAGCGTATTGATTGTAGATGATGAACCATTTAATCGGACACTGCTACGAAGTCTGTTTCATGGAATAAATTTAACCTTACTCGAAGCATCTAACGGATTAGAAGCTTTGGAACAGTTGAAAAACAACGATGTGGACATTATCTTATTGGATATCCGAATGCCTGAAATGAATGGTCACGAACTCCGTCAGAAAATGGGAGAAATGGAAACCTTGAATCAAATTCCAGTAGTTGGCTTGACGGCGACTCTGGATTCTGAAAAAAGAAAACGAATGCTTGAATCTGGTTGGGCAGAAGTTCTAACAAAACCAGTAAATCCAGAGGAATTAAGAGGGATATTGTATCACATTTATAAAGATCACAACATGGGAACGGAATTAGACGAAGCAGACTTCAAAAGTCTGCAAAAATTGACCAATAACAATGAGCCTTTCTACAAAGAATTGCTTCAAACTTTTGTGAGTTCGACTGAAAAGGGGTTAATCAAAATGAAAGAATTGGCCGAAGCACAAAACTGGAGCGAAACTTCGGAATTGGCCCATCAATTAGCAGCGCCTTTCAAGCATTTTGGAGCAAATAATTGCTATACAACGTTGAAAGAAATTGAACGTATGGGAAAAGAAACCGTAATTGTTCATGAAATGCAAGACCTCATGGAAGCTTTTGAGGACCAAGCACAACACATGATTGATCAAGTAAAAGAAAAATTAAATTAA
- a CDS encoding type II toxin-antitoxin system HipA family toxin, translated as MINNAFVNIWNKRVGAIAWDPETGLGTFQYDSTFLKTGLDLSPILMPISQGENLCQFTENRENSTFKGLPGLLADILPDKYGNALINTWLARQGRPTNSLNPVETLCFIGERGMGALEFEPVQPKPKNTSTKIELGSLIEIAEEILTGRKDFTTNLTEDEEKALFEILKIGSSAGGARAKALIAYNENSGEVRSGQASVPKGFEHWLIKFDGVSDSQFGVSKGYGRVEMAYYKMAKDSGIQMMECRLLEENERAHFMTKRFDREHGRGKIHVQTFCAMRHYDFNEVNLYSYEELFETMRMLGLSYPSAQELFRRMVFNVISRNCDDHTKNFAFVMDKSGDWKLSPAYDVCHAYRPGSDWVSQHALSINGKRKNITRQDLLAVSKSMNIKNAEEIIDKVSNVVSNWKDYADDVKVDTELRDSIGITHLIL; from the coding sequence ATGATAAATAATGCCTTTGTAAATATCTGGAACAAAAGAGTTGGAGCGATAGCTTGGGATCCAGAAACAGGTTTAGGTACTTTTCAGTACGATTCGACATTTTTAAAAACAGGCCTTGATTTATCACCGATACTAATGCCTATAAGTCAAGGAGAAAACTTGTGTCAGTTCACAGAAAACAGAGAAAACTCAACTTTTAAAGGATTACCTGGATTATTAGCAGATATTCTTCCTGATAAATATGGAAATGCTCTAATTAATACATGGTTGGCAAGGCAAGGACGACCAACAAATAGTTTAAATCCAGTTGAGACTTTATGTTTCATTGGAGAAAGGGGTATGGGAGCACTAGAATTCGAACCCGTTCAACCAAAACCAAAGAATACATCAACTAAAATTGAACTAGGTAGTCTAATTGAAATTGCAGAAGAAATACTTACAGGCAGGAAGGATTTCACAACAAACCTAACAGAGGACGAGGAAAAAGCGCTTTTTGAAATTCTAAAAATTGGCTCTTCTGCAGGTGGGGCAAGGGCAAAGGCTCTTATTGCGTATAATGAAAATAGTGGAGAAGTTAGAAGTGGTCAAGCAAGCGTACCAAAAGGATTTGAACACTGGCTAATCAAGTTCGATGGTGTGTCTGATTCTCAATTTGGTGTATCTAAAGGATATGGTCGAGTGGAAATGGCATACTACAAAATGGCCAAGGATTCTGGGATACAAATGATGGAATGTAGATTACTAGAAGAGAATGAACGAGCACACTTCATGACTAAGCGTTTTGACAGGGAACATGGAAGGGGAAAAATTCATGTTCAAACATTCTGTGCTATGAGACACTACGATTTTAATGAGGTTAACTTATATAGTTATGAAGAGCTTTTTGAAACCATGCGAATGCTCGGATTAAGTTATCCGAGTGCACAAGAACTTTTCCGCAGAATGGTTTTTAATGTTATATCAAGAAACTGTGATGACCATACAAAAAACTTTGCCTTTGTAATGGATAAATCTGGAGATTGGAAGTTATCACCTGCCTATGATGTTTGTCACGCATATAGACCAGGAAGCGATTGGGTAAGTCAACATGCGCTAAGTATAAACGGCAAAAGAAAAAACATTACACGACAAGACCTACTTGCGGTTAGTAAGAGCATGAATATTAAAAATGCTGAAGAGATAATTGATAAAGTATCGAACGTAGTATCGAACTGGAAAGATTATGCAGATGATGTAAAAGTAGATACCGAACTACGTGATTCAATCGGAATTACACATTTAATTTTATAG
- a CDS encoding sigma-54-dependent transcriptional regulator, with protein sequence METGIAQRIFIVEDNDWYQKLLVHTVSLNPDYEVESFSTGKELLVRLNSDVPDLITMDYRLPDISGEELLEKIKATCPGTQVIVISEQEEIETAVSLLKLGAYDYIVKGTDIRNRLLNTLANAQNQTKLLKKIEKLEQEVQTKYNFSDTIIGQSSKMQHIFMLLQKAVSNNITVSITGETGTGKEVIAKAIHYNSIYKDKPFVAINVAAIPKELFESELFGHEKGSFTGANQTRIGKFEEADGGTLFLDEIAELDPVFQAKLLRALQEREITRVGGNKIYKFNCRIIVATHKNLLQEVKSGSFREDLYYRLFGLPIELPPLREREKDTLLMSKSFVERFCKENGMSVKKISPAAQNKLLAYPWPGNVRELKSVIELASVMSMNDVIDADDIVVASADVLSGIIAEEMSLRAYNRRIVQLFLDKYNNNTKLVADKLDIGQTTIYRMLKEEDED encoded by the coding sequence ATGGAAACCGGTATCGCACAACGCATTTTTATTGTGGAAGACAATGATTGGTATCAAAAATTATTAGTCCATACCGTCTCATTGAATCCCGATTACGAAGTTGAATCGTTTTCAACAGGGAAGGAGTTACTCGTTCGTCTAAACAGCGATGTTCCAGACTTAATTACGATGGATTATCGTTTGCCCGACATTTCAGGTGAAGAACTATTGGAAAAAATCAAGGCAACTTGTCCTGGAACGCAAGTCATTGTCATTTCAGAACAGGAGGAAATTGAAACTGCAGTTAGTTTATTGAAATTGGGGGCTTATGATTACATCGTAAAAGGAACAGATATTCGAAATCGGTTGTTGAATACACTTGCAAATGCTCAAAATCAGACCAAACTCTTGAAGAAAATCGAGAAGTTGGAGCAAGAGGTTCAAACAAAATACAATTTCAGCGATACAATTATTGGTCAAAGTAGCAAGATGCAACATATTTTCATGTTGCTTCAAAAAGCAGTTTCCAACAATATTACTGTTTCGATTACTGGCGAAACGGGAACAGGGAAAGAAGTCATAGCAAAAGCCATTCACTACAATTCCATATACAAAGACAAGCCTTTTGTTGCCATTAACGTTGCTGCAATTCCCAAAGAATTATTTGAAAGCGAATTATTTGGCCATGAAAAAGGGTCTTTTACAGGAGCAAATCAAACCCGCATTGGGAAATTTGAAGAAGCAGACGGAGGAACCTTGTTTCTAGATGAAATAGCGGAATTGGATCCTGTATTTCAAGCAAAACTACTGCGTGCATTGCAAGAACGTGAAATTACACGTGTTGGAGGAAATAAAATCTACAAATTCAATTGTCGAATCATTGTTGCAACCCATAAAAATTTACTACAAGAAGTAAAATCTGGAAGTTTTCGAGAAGATTTGTACTATCGCTTGTTCGGTCTTCCGATTGAATTACCACCACTTCGCGAACGTGAAAAAGATACTTTACTGATGAGTAAGAGCTTTGTGGAACGCTTCTGCAAAGAAAACGGAATGTCTGTAAAGAAAATTAGCCCAGCGGCTCAGAACAAGCTTTTAGCTTATCCTTGGCCAGGAAATGTCCGTGAATTGAAATCGGTCATTGAACTTGCATCTGTGATGTCGATGAACGATGTGATTGATGCAGATGATATCGTGGTAGCGAGTGCGGATGTTCTTTCAGGAATTATTGCGGAAGAAATGAGTTTGCGTGCTTACAATCGGAGAATTGTTCAGTTGTTCTTGGACAAATACAACAACAATACAAAGTTGGTTGCAGATAAATTGGATATTGGTCAAACCACCATTTATCGGATGTTAAAAGAAGAAGATGAGGATTGA
- a CDS encoding helix-turn-helix domain-containing protein, which translates to MTVKSIMNIYRMSDDAIIHTIGDFVKHHRLQQNIKQKDLAERAGINRTTLSDLEMGKRCQLITLIQVLRILNKLHVFESFEVKSQISPILLAEMEMKKRQKASGQKKDSTSKKSDW; encoded by the coding sequence ATGACGGTTAAAAGCATCATGAATATATACAGGATGAGTGATGATGCAATCATTCATACAATAGGCGATTTTGTTAAACATCATCGTTTACAACAGAACATCAAACAAAAGGACCTAGCAGAAAGAGCGGGAATAAATAGAACCACTCTTTCGGATTTGGAAATGGGAAAAAGATGTCAATTAATAACATTGATTCAAGTACTAAGAATACTCAACAAACTACATGTCTTCGAATCGTTTGAGGTGAAGAGCCAAATCAGCCCAATTCTGTTGGCAGAAATGGAAATGAAGAAACGACAAAAAGCTTCTGGTCAAAAAAAAGACTCAACAAGTAAAAAATCAGACTGGTAA